The Thiorhodovibrio frisius genome segment CGAGGTCGAAATCGGCCCGAACATCAGCCTGACGCGCAAGAGTCAGGATACCTATCTCGGCTCGCGCGCCAAGCTGGCGCTGGCCGACATTCAGATCCCGGACTTCGACCCGCTGCGGGTCAAAGTGGTGGCCGAAAACGGCGTGATCTACCTGATGGGCCTGGTCACCCCGGAGGAAGCCGATGCTGCGGTAGAGAAGGTAAGGCGCATTCCGGGCGTCGTGCGCGTGGTGCGTATTTTTAACGTCATCAATGCAGCCGCCACAGCACCCCCTCAGGCTTCCTGATCGGCTCGCGCGCGCGCTGGCGGATATCGTCGGCGCCGATGCGCTGCTCACCGATCCAGCAGACTGCTGGGCCTATGGATATGACAACAGCCGCCGACAAGGGCAGCCGGGGGCCGTGGTCTTTGTGCGCGCTGCCGAGCAGGTGCGGCAACTGGTGCAACTCTGCGCGGACGCGCACTTACCGGTCACCGGGCGCGGCTTAGGAACCGGCACCACGGGTGCGACAGTGCCCGAACGCGGCGGGCTGGTCATTGCCTTCGAGCGCATGAACCGCCTGCTCCAGATCGACGGCGCCAATCGGCTTGCCCGCGTCGAGCCCGGACTGACCAATCAGGCGTTGCAGCAGGCGCTGGAAAAACATGGCTTTTTCTGGCCGCCGGACCCAACCAGCGCGGCGGTCTGCACCATCGGCGGCAATCTGGCGTATAACTCCGCCGGGCCCCGCGCCGTCAAATACGGCACCCCACGCGAAAACACCCTGGGCCTGACGGCGGTGACTGGCACCGGCGAGCTGATTCGCACCGGTGTGAATACCACCAAGGGCGTGGTCGGTTATGACCTGACCCGGCTGCTGATCGGCTCAGAGGGCACTCTGGGGTTGATTGTCGGTGCCACCCTCAAGCTCAGCCCTCTGCCCGAGGCCCGCCGCACCCTGGCCGCAACCTACAAAGACATCCATGCCGCCGCCACCGCTGTCGCCGCCATCATGGCGCAACCGGTCACGCCCTGCGCGCTCGAGTTCATGGATGCCGCAGCCATCGAGATGGTGCGCGAGTTCTCTGATCTTGGCCTCGCTCCCGAGACCGGCGCCATGCTGATGATCGAGGTCGACGGACCTGCTGGTTGTGTTGAGATTTCCGCAGCCGCTGTCAGCGCCGCCGCGCGCGTGCCGGGCCTGCTGGAACTGCGCACCGCCGCCGATCCGGCTGATGTGGCGGCCCTGTGGAAAACGCGCAAGGCACTATCGCCGGCGTTGCGCCATGTGGCGCCGAAAAAAATCAACGAAGACGTGGTGGTGCCCGTCTCTCACATGGCAAGCTTCATTGATGGACTTGATCAGCTCTCGCGCCGCACCGGCATTCGCATCGTCAACTTTGGCCACGCCGGCAATGGCAACATCCATGTCAACTTGCTGGTCGACCCCGATGACAGCGACGAACTGCGCCGCGCCCAGGAGTGCCTGAACGCGGTTTTTGACCTGGTGGTGCACTTCGGCGGCACCCTGTCCGGCGAGCATGGCGTGGGGCTAGAGAAACGTGACTTCGTCGACCGCGAACTCGATCCGGCTGCCTTGCGGCTGATGCATGCCATTAAGCGTCAGTTCGACCCCGCTGGCATTCTCAACCCTGGCAAGGGACTGCCCGCGCCCGGGCCAGAATCCGAACCCAAATCCCAATCCCAATCCGAGTAACCTGAAACCATCACCATGAGCGAATCCAGCCTGATTGCCAGCCTAATGCTGTTAACGCACTTCGCGTTCCAAGTCGGCGTCGCCATGCGCGCGCTGCTACGTCCGCATCGTGAACCCGCTGCGCGCATGACCTGGGTTGTCTTGATCTTCGCCGTGCCGGTGGCGGGCTTTGTCGCCTACCTGCTGGTGGGCGAGACCAATATCGGTCGGCGCCGGGTGAAGCGCCTGCGCCAATCGCTCGCGCGCCTGCCAGCGCCGCAACAGATGGCCAATCCTGACGCCGGGACCAGCGGATCAGACAGCATTCCTGAACAGCACCGCCATCTATTCCGCTTAGGCGAGTCCATTAGCGGCTTTGCTCCGATCAGTGGCAACCAGGCGCACCTGCTCGCTGACTCCTCAGCCACCATCGATGCCCTGGTGGCAGACATCGATGCCGCGCGCGATCATGTGCATCTGCTGTTTTACATCTGGCTGCCGGACAATAACGGCCAGCGCGTGGCCGAGGCGCTGATGCGCGCGGCGCAGCGCGGTGTCGTCTGCCGTGCGCTGGCCGATGATCTCGGCTCGAGGCGCATGATCCGCTCCGAGCACTGGCAGCAGATGCAGGCTTCAGGGGTGCGCCTGGCACGCGCGCTGCCCATCGGCAACCCGCTGCTGCGGGTGCTAACCGGACGCATCGATTTGCGCAATCACCGCAAAATCGTGGTGATTGATGACTGGATCACCTACTGCGGCAGCCAGAACTGCGCCGATGCGGAATTTCTGATCAAGGCCAAATACGCGCCCTGGGTCGATCTGATGGTGCGCTTCGAGGGCCCCATCGCGCGCCAGAACCA includes the following:
- the cls gene encoding cardiolipin synthase → MSESSLIASLMLLTHFAFQVGVAMRALLRPHREPAARMTWVVLIFAVPVAGFVAYLLVGETNIGRRRVKRLRQSLARLPAPQQMANPDAGTSGSDSIPEQHRHLFRLGESISGFAPISGNQAHLLADSSATIDALVADIDAARDHVHLLFYIWLPDNNGQRVAEALMRAAQRGVVCRALADDLGSRRMIRSEHWQQMQASGVRLARALPIGNPLLRVLTGRIDLRNHRKIVVIDDWITYCGSQNCADAEFLIKAKYAPWVDLMVRFEGPIARQNQYLFASDWVPHVDDDIDALLRRPLPQTAPEPGSVSASRSDLPAQVIGTGPTVRWSAMPEVFEALIYSARHELTITTPYYVPDESIQAALCASARRGVRTTIVFPARNDSRIVAAASRSYYAELLAAGVRIFEYPKGLLHAKSLTMDGAISLIGSANMDRRSFELNYENNILLHDPALTASLRERQQHYLADSVPVTPEQVSSWSWRWRLWNNTVAMLGPVL
- a CDS encoding FAD-binding oxidoreductase, giving the protein MQPPQHPLRLPDRLARALADIVGADALLTDPADCWAYGYDNSRRQGQPGAVVFVRAAEQVRQLVQLCADAHLPVTGRGLGTGTTGATVPERGGLVIAFERMNRLLQIDGANRLARVEPGLTNQALQQALEKHGFFWPPDPTSAAVCTIGGNLAYNSAGPRAVKYGTPRENTLGLTAVTGTGELIRTGVNTTKGVVGYDLTRLLIGSEGTLGLIVGATLKLSPLPEARRTLAATYKDIHAAATAVAAIMAQPVTPCALEFMDAAAIEMVREFSDLGLAPETGAMLMIEVDGPAGCVEISAAAVSAAARVPGLLELRTAADPADVAALWKTRKALSPALRHVAPKKINEDVVVPVSHMASFIDGLDQLSRRTGIRIVNFGHAGNGNIHVNLLVDPDDSDELRRAQECLNAVFDLVVHFGGTLSGEHGVGLEKRDFVDRELDPAALRLMHAIKRQFDPAGILNPGKGLPAPGPESEPKSQSQSE